A single genomic interval of Arthrobacter methylotrophus harbors:
- a CDS encoding VIT1/CCC1 transporter family protein → MHPHAKTPHSDSPADSSSPSQDAEATTTQPSSSDIKRWRQYLADERAEAAVYRQLAQRRDGEEREILLALAEAEGRHEAHWLKLLGDHAGMPKAASTRSQMLGFLARNFGSVFVLALAQRAEGRSPYAKDPAATRAMAADEQIHEEVVRGLATRGRNRLSGTFRAAVFGANDGLVSNLSLVMGMAATGVPATVVLFSGIAGLLAGALSMGAGEYVSVRSQLELLRATRPTQATLTAAPALDIEHNELVLVYLARGMSREAAEHRAAERMGLYSCDCDPSLSLRPEADEPVNEHEAVGSAWGAAISSFCFFASGAIVPILPFIFGMTGFAALAVAGTLVGIALLSTGAVVGLLSGTSPLTRGLRQLAIGLAAATATYGLGLVFGAVMG, encoded by the coding sequence GTGCATCCGCACGCAAAAACCCCGCATTCAGACAGTCCGGCAGACTCAAGCAGTCCATCGCAAGACGCAGAAGCCACCACGACGCAACCTTCGTCGTCGGACATCAAGCGGTGGCGCCAATACTTGGCGGACGAACGCGCAGAGGCTGCCGTGTACCGCCAGCTGGCACAGCGCCGGGATGGCGAGGAACGCGAGATTCTTCTGGCCCTTGCAGAGGCCGAGGGACGCCACGAGGCACACTGGCTCAAGCTCCTCGGTGACCATGCCGGCATGCCAAAGGCGGCTTCCACCCGCAGCCAGATGCTTGGATTCCTGGCCCGGAACTTCGGATCAGTGTTCGTTTTGGCCCTCGCCCAACGCGCTGAAGGCCGCTCGCCTTACGCGAAGGATCCCGCGGCAACCCGCGCGATGGCCGCTGACGAACAAATCCACGAAGAAGTGGTGCGCGGACTGGCAACGCGCGGCCGCAACAGGCTTTCCGGCACCTTCCGCGCCGCAGTCTTCGGCGCCAACGACGGCTTGGTCAGCAACCTCTCCCTCGTGATGGGCATGGCGGCCACCGGTGTGCCCGCCACCGTGGTCCTCTTCAGCGGCATCGCCGGCCTGTTGGCGGGCGCCCTGTCCATGGGTGCCGGCGAATACGTCTCGGTCCGCTCGCAACTGGAGCTCCTCAGGGCCACCCGTCCCACCCAAGCGACGTTGACCGCAGCTCCGGCCCTGGACATCGAACACAACGAGCTGGTCCTGGTGTACCTTGCCCGGGGCATGTCCCGCGAGGCCGCCGAACACCGCGCCGCCGAACGCATGGGCCTCTACAGCTGCGATTGCGATCCCAGCCTCTCGCTCCGCCCCGAAGCGGATGAACCCGTGAACGAGCACGAGGCCGTGGGCTCCGCTTGGGGTGCCGCCATCTCCAGCTTCTGCTTCTTCGCCTCCGGGGCCATTGTGCCGATCCTGCCGTTCATCTTCGGCATGACGGGCTTCGCTGCACTTGCCGTAGCCGGTACTCTGGTGGGCATCGCGCTTCTGTCGACCGGCGCCGTCGTCGGGCTGTTGTCCGGAACCTCGCCGCTGACCCGCGGCCTCCGGCAGCTCGCCATCGGACTCGCCGCGGCCACGGCCACATACGGGCTTGGGCTCGTCTTCGGCGCCGTGATGGGGTAG
- a CDS encoding matrixin family metalloprotease: MHSNYGYDGGPPPRRLSTALALVRNLMLVAVVAAVAVLVSGFLRSDPGITGLLSNLSPSAHPVNSRQGTDPGQAAQRAARAPDTPPPGLEEAGHPLGSPAKPAVASNSYKFLATNADGTPVSYSPCRPLHYVVNAALAPAGSEGLIADAIAKISAATGFKFVDDGASKESPSEKRMPYQPALYGDRWAPLLISWTTPEAAPGLAGSVIGTGGSTMYSFGSGLKSYVTGSLDLDAPQIMELLDVPGGARYVSAVVQHELGHVVGLDHVEDPIQLMYPEIGAPDGLAAGDLNGLYKLHSAPCRADL, from the coding sequence GTGCATTCAAACTACGGGTACGACGGCGGTCCGCCACCCAGGCGTCTCAGTACCGCGCTGGCGCTCGTCCGGAACCTGATGCTGGTAGCGGTCGTTGCAGCCGTGGCCGTGCTGGTCAGCGGTTTCCTCCGGAGCGACCCTGGTATCACCGGCTTGCTTTCGAACCTGAGTCCTTCCGCCCACCCCGTAAATTCCAGGCAAGGCACGGATCCGGGGCAGGCGGCACAAAGAGCCGCCCGCGCCCCCGACACCCCGCCTCCCGGCTTGGAAGAAGCAGGCCACCCGCTTGGCTCCCCTGCCAAACCAGCTGTAGCCAGCAACTCCTACAAGTTCCTGGCGACGAATGCCGATGGCACGCCGGTGAGCTATTCTCCGTGCCGGCCTTTGCACTACGTGGTGAACGCAGCCCTCGCCCCGGCAGGCTCCGAGGGGCTCATCGCCGACGCCATCGCCAAGATCTCTGCGGCCACCGGCTTCAAATTCGTCGACGACGGCGCCAGCAAGGAAAGTCCTTCCGAGAAGCGCATGCCATACCAGCCTGCGCTCTATGGAGATCGTTGGGCACCCCTGCTGATTTCCTGGACCACCCCCGAGGCTGCCCCGGGATTGGCAGGATCGGTCATCGGCACTGGCGGAAGCACCATGTATAGCTTCGGCTCGGGTCTCAAGAGCTACGTGACGGGGAGTCTGGACCTGGACGCCCCGCAGATTATGGAACTCCTGGATGTCCCCGGCGGTGCCCGGTACGTGTCGGCCGTGGTGCAACACGAACTGGGCCATGTAGTTGGCCTTGACCACGTGGAGGATCCAATCCAGCTCATGTACCCGGAGATCGGCGCCCCCGATGGCTTGGCAGCCGGAGACTTGAACGGGCTCTACAAACTCCACTCCGCTCCCTGCCGCGCCGACCTTTAG
- a CDS encoding sodium:solute symporter family transporter, which translates to MDSSFINIAIVVVYLLAMLAFGWWGKSRTKNNSDFLVAGRRLGPMLYTGIMAAVVLGGASTVGGVGLGYKFGISGMWLVVAIGSGVLLLGLLFAGTIQRLKIYTVSQMLSLRYGQRATQTSGIVMLAYTLMLCATSTGAYATIFVVLFGWERWLAIAVGGAIVLVYSTIGGMWSITLADQVQFIIKTVGIFFLMLPFVLNAAGGFDGIRARVDASFFQLDGIGAQTIITYFVVYTLGLLIGQDIWQRVFTAKTATVARWGGATAGIYCVLYGVAGAVIGLAARVARADVVPFVASWFGKTINTNDSENPEHDVKANRYWVLGLGVVAVLISMAAQDVVVALTIAYDILVGGLLVAILGGLIWKRGTGIAAAWSMAVGSVLTLALLIAYATGIIPSEDGVYANDPIYWGLGASLVIYVVVSVLTPPTDPEVRAAWDRRVAGAAAEELPLEAHPVAIH; encoded by the coding sequence GTGGACTCTTCGTTCATCAATATTGCGATCGTGGTGGTGTACCTGCTTGCCATGCTGGCCTTCGGCTGGTGGGGCAAATCGCGCACCAAGAACAACAGCGACTTCCTGGTGGCCGGACGCCGCCTCGGTCCGATGCTCTACACCGGCATCATGGCCGCAGTCGTCCTCGGTGGTGCATCAACCGTTGGCGGCGTCGGCCTCGGCTACAAGTTCGGCATCTCCGGGATGTGGCTGGTAGTGGCCATCGGTTCGGGCGTGCTCCTCCTGGGCCTGCTCTTCGCCGGCACCATCCAGCGTCTGAAGATCTACACCGTCTCCCAAATGCTGAGCCTGCGTTACGGCCAGCGCGCCACCCAGACGTCCGGCATCGTCATGCTGGCCTACACCCTCATGCTGTGCGCCACGTCCACGGGCGCCTACGCCACCATCTTCGTTGTCCTCTTCGGCTGGGAGCGTTGGCTCGCCATCGCCGTCGGCGGCGCAATCGTCCTGGTCTACTCCACCATTGGCGGCATGTGGTCCATCACCCTCGCCGACCAAGTGCAGTTCATCATCAAGACGGTTGGCATCTTCTTCCTCATGCTGCCGTTCGTCCTCAACGCCGCAGGCGGCTTCGACGGGATCCGCGCCCGCGTTGACGCCAGCTTCTTCCAACTGGACGGCATCGGAGCCCAGACCATCATCACGTACTTCGTGGTCTACACCCTTGGCTTGCTGATCGGTCAGGACATCTGGCAGCGCGTCTTCACGGCCAAGACCGCCACCGTGGCCCGTTGGGGCGGTGCCACCGCAGGCATCTATTGCGTCCTGTACGGCGTCGCCGGCGCCGTGATCGGCCTGGCCGCCCGGGTGGCCCGCGCCGACGTTGTGCCGTTTGTGGCCAGCTGGTTCGGCAAGACAATCAACACGAACGACAGCGAAAACCCCGAGCACGACGTCAAGGCCAACCGCTACTGGGTCCTTGGATTGGGTGTCGTGGCCGTGTTGATCTCCATGGCGGCGCAAGACGTCGTGGTGGCCCTGACCATCGCCTACGACATCCTGGTGGGTGGCCTGCTGGTGGCTATCCTGGGCGGCTTGATCTGGAAGCGCGGCACCGGCATCGCCGCAGCGTGGTCCATGGCAGTCGGCTCCGTCCTGACCCTGGCCTTGCTGATCGCCTACGCCACGGGAATCATCCCCAGCGAAGACGGCGTCTACGCCAACGATCCCATCTACTGGGGCCTCGGCGCCTCGCTGGTCATCTACGTCGTCGTCTCCGTGCTGACCCCTCCCACGGACCCCGAAGTCCGCGCAGCATGGGACCGTCGCGTTGCAGGAGCGGCCGCGGAAGAACTCCCCTTGGAAGCCCACCCGGTAGCCATCCACTAA